TTTCTAGCTAACTGAAATGCATGGATCGTTTCGTCCCTCTGATCCGGAGGAAGTAAAACAGATATATTTTTTCCTAAACTACTCTTATCCCAACCAGGGATTTGCTCCTTCACATGCGAATCAATAACATTTCCATCATTGTCGTAAATAAAAATAACATCGGGAATATTTTCCATTACCACTCTCAAGCGGTTCTCACTCTGGATCAATTTTTGGCTTGATTCAAATTGGGAGGTGATATCAGTACAAATACCCAGGCCTCCATTAAATTTCCCATTTTTATGAAAAATTAATTTCTCAAATACTTTGACCCTGATTTCTTTTCCGTCAGGTCTGACAAAATCATATTCAAACTCAATATGAGACTTGGAAGAACCTAATACCTCATAAACCTTTTCTCTGATTTTTACTACATCTGCTTGTTGACTATCAGGTGCAAAGGCATCTAAAAAAATGCTTTTAGGTATGCCCAAAATCTCTTCTACCTCATCACTTACTCTGGTTATCTTTCCAGCACTATTATGAAAATAAACAAAGCCTTTCAACTCCTTCAATAGGATATTTTGCTGATCAAACAATTCAGAGATTTCTTTCGAATTGTTTTCTAAAACCTTTTGGGAGGCAAGATTATTCCTCAGGGAAACAATAAAAAAGACAATGGTCCCAAGAAGGAGTAAAATCAAGACAAAAAACAGCAATATGTAGGTGTTATAGATCCCTGATGTAACCTCTTCGGTCTCTATAAAAAACAGTAGGGAAGCATTAACCAAAATATCTCCAAAGTCAAAAGGGTATTGTACTAAAACCCCTTCCATTCCTCCTTGTTGGGATTGCCAACTTAACTCGTAAGTTCCTTTCAACCCATAATTGATATCACTTTGGATTTTTTGTAAATCTTGTTCAGTAAAACTTATGTTTTCCCGTTTTCCATCTGGATTAAGATTAGTTAACTCACCGTCAATGAATAGAAATTTTCCTCCATTTGCATTCAAGTAGTAATCGGCTACAAATTCACTAGTGAATGCTTCTAAGTTTAGTCGAAAAATTATTTGAAAACCATTTTGGCTCTCGAGGCTTAGAGTTCTAAAATTATTTTTCCTACTTTTTATTTCCCCTTCGTAGGGTTTTCGGATAAAATCATTTCGATCTGTCATGGTAAAATAAACAGCCGAGTCCGGAAATTGAACCCATAGAGTATCGATCAATCTAGGGTAGTTATTGACCACCTTACGAGTTGCTGTAGTTAAATCCTGCCTATAGTCTTCTACATCAAGATCTTCGTCAATCAAAAAGTATAATATCCCATTGGCATCATCCTCAAATTTATTCATCTCACCTTCCAATGTCCTGGCTGCAAGTTCGGTTTGCTTACTCAAAAAAACCTTTCTGGAAGCGAGCTGAGCATCCGAAATCGCGAAATAAAAGCTTATTCCCAAAGCTATTACAAGTAAAACCAGAAATATCCCTAGTGCTGTAGTCAATAAAAAACTTAACTTATTTGTTGACTTATTGCTCATCAAGAGATGGGTTAATTTCTATTAGGTACCAATCAGTAAAACTAAAACTTGCAGCAATAGCAGCGGTAAGATTATTTTCATTTCTAAACACAAACTTTTCTTCTCTTTTCATTAAAAATGCCTGAGCCATTTCTCTCACCTGTAAACTTTTACTTCTAAAAAGATTGTAATCTGAAATTCTAAAATTATCGGTTTTAATGGTTTCCCGGTATATATGATTTTTTAGTGGAGGGAGACTCAGTGCTTCAATAGACGAAGAATTTCCTGACACAATATCGCCTTTCCCATTGATTATCAAAAAATTACCATTCTCATTCTCCAAAAATCTTCTCAAAATCTCATCCACTGTTACATCGATACCCAAAACTGCAAAAAGCTTATCCCCATCATATACAGGCATGATCAAAGAAAGAATCCATCCCTTACCAGCTGGATCTACATACACTTCAGGAATCCATACTACACCTTTCGAAGGGTTATTTTCTTCATCTGCTTTATAATAAAAATTATAATTATGTAAGTCGATATCTGAATTCATCAGATTTTGAGCATCATAAGGAGGATAAACCCTTGAGACTTGCATAGCCGAATTTGTGTAAACCTGGGCGATTATACTATGCCTCTTACAAACAGTTCTGAATGCTGAATCCAGCCCATTTGTAAAATAAATTTCCTCAAGAGATTTCTCTGGATCTGGTGATTTTGTAGATAAAATCAACTTGCTCAATAGGCTATTTTCCTCGGGAATATTATTAGAGAAGGATCCAA
Above is a window of Algoriphagus machipongonensis DNA encoding:
- a CDS encoding PAS domain-containing sensor histidine kinase encodes the protein MSNKSTNKLSFLLTTALGIFLVLLVIALGISFYFAISDAQLASRKVFLSKQTELAARTLEGEMNKFEDDANGILYFLIDEDLDVEDYRQDLTTATRKVVNNYPRLIDTLWVQFPDSAVYFTMTDRNDFIRKPYEGEIKSRKNNFRTLSLESQNGFQIIFRLNLEAFTSEFVADYYLNANGGKFLFIDGELTNLNPDGKRENISFTEQDLQKIQSDINYGLKGTYELSWQSQQGGMEGVLVQYPFDFGDILVNASLLFFIETEEVTSGIYNTYILLFFVLILLLLGTIVFFIVSLRNNLASQKVLENNSKEISELFDQQNILLKELKGFVYFHNSAGKITRVSDEVEEILGIPKSIFLDAFAPDSQQADVVKIREKVYEVLGSSKSHIEFEYDFVRPDGKEIRVKVFEKLIFHKNGKFNGGLGICTDITSQFESSQKLIQSENRLRVVMENIPDVIFIYDNDGNVIDSHVKEQIPGWDKSSLGKNISVLLPPDQRDETIHAFQLARKYGEIQTVDRRLNLPSGAKYFEIRYFPLDENRMMSLAKDVTNQKVWEKGLIEAMKAADEASRAKSEFLANMSHEIRTPMNGLLGIIDLLDHTNLDEEQSQYLEIIKNSGSSLLSIIKDILDYSKIEAGKMDLNPTLGNPAEELEKQIQIFYGLAQEKSITLKTDIGKAAYGLFETDFDRINQVILNLVGNALKFTPQNGQVTVSMDAEQIENELHYLKIQVKDSGIGIPEKHIPSLTDPFFQVESSSTRSYQGTGLGLAIAKKIVELMGGELNINSTVGEGSEFSFSVLLKKDLKAQEEKVQKSSDERLNWFGLGKDYPLKILLAEDNDLNLQLMKLMLEQLEYDFEIARNGLNALEMAIKGDFDLILMDVQMPVMNGLEATKKIRETPGMEKLFIVGLSANVFDEDQKKALDSGMDDYLTKPIRLVSLAQMLELIYKKKQKQQT
- a CDS encoding PDC sensor domain-containing protein, with protein sequence MIKRVFIFLSVSSLFFSCKNELSEEDLPDNKHLKELIVDMEGEFAVLTEEIKLLESYYQTILENRDSLLLTADKDKYQIVGSFSNNIPEENSLLSKLILSTKSPDPEKSLEEIYFTNGLDSAFRTVCKRHSIIAQVYTNSAMQVSRVYPPYDAQNLMNSDIDLHNYNFYYKADEENNPSKGVVWIPEVYVDPAGKGWILSLIMPVYDGDKLFAVLGIDVTVDEILRRFLENENGNFLIINGKGDIVSGNSSSIEALSLPPLKNHIYRETIKTDNFRISDYNLFRSKSLQVREMAQAFLMKREEKFVFRNENNLTAAIAASFSFTDWYLIEINPSLDEQ